GCATGTGGGGATGGACCCGGGAGGGCAGGCCCTGATGCACGGCCCGCTGGGCCAGCCGGGCCTCAATGCCCCGGGGAGAAAGGCGGCCCCCCCGGTGATTGACGAACAGGGCCGTTTCCCCGGGGGCCGCCAGCACGGGGCGTTCCACGGCCCAGCGGGCAATGGCTTGACGGGCCTTGCTGCCCACGGGCACCAGGCGCAGCTTGCTGCGCTTGCCCAGCACCCGCACTTCCCCGGCGGCCACGTCTTCCAGGCAATCCACATTGAGACCGGCCAGTTCCGCCAAACGCAGGCCGGAGGAGTAGAAAAGCTCGAACATGGCCTGATCCCGGGCCTCCAGGGGCGTCTCCACCGGGGCATCCAGAAGCTGGGCGGCCTGATCTGGAGAGAGCACCTGGGGCAGGGCCTTGGGGCTTTTGGGCGCCCGAATGCCGTCCACCGGATTTTTGCTCACCAGCCCCCGCCCCCCCAGCCAGCGGTAAAAGCCCCGCCAGGCGGAGAGGGTACGGGCGATGGAGCGACCGGAAAGGCCCCGGCCATGGATCTGGCCCATGAAACGGCGCAACTGGAGGCCCTGGAGCCGGACCAGGGACACCGGGGGCTGGGCCTCCCGGGCCAGGGCCAGGAGGGCCGCCAGATCCCGGCCATAGCCGGCCACGGTCAAGGGGGACTGGCGGCGCTGATCCGTCAGTTCCGCCAGATAGGCGTCCACCAATTCCTGGTCCGTCATGAGGACGCCCCTCCCGCCTTCCGCCCCGCCTTAAGCCAGCGTCAGGCTCAGGCCGGGCGCAGGGCCCGGCTGATGGCGGCGGAAACCAGTTCCCCCAGCCGTTCCAGGTAGAGGGTGCCCATGTCGGAATAAAAGCGCTGGGGATCTTCGCTGCCCAGGGCCACCATGCCGAAGGTGCCATCCCCCTTTTGCAGGGCGATCAGGGCCTGGGAGCGGATCTGGGGCGAGGCTTCGCCAAACCAGGTGGAGGTCTCGAAGCCGGAGGTGGTACCGCAATAGGGCCGGGAAAGGGTTTCGGCAAAGACCTGGAGTTCCTCGGACACGGCGGCGAATTCGGGCAATTCCCCCACTCCCTGGGGCTGATCCCAGAGGCGCAGGGCCACGTGGGGTACGGCGAAATCCTCTTCCAGGTGGAAATCCAGCACATGGATCACCGCCTGGAAGGTGGACGCGGCCACCAAGCCCACAGCCAGGCGGTGCATTTTTTCGCTGATGGCGTCGTTATCCTCGCCAAACTGGATCAGTTCCCCCAGCTTGCCCGCCAGGGCCTTGTTCTTTTCCCGCAGGTCGATCATCTGCCGTTCGGTAATGGAAATGGTCCGGCCACCGTGGGGATGGGGCAGCACCAACCGGGTCAGCAGGTCCGGGTGTTCTTCGAAAAACTCCGGGCTCTCCAGCAGGTACTGGGCCACTTCGTCGCTGTTCAGGCTCATAGATCGATTTCTCCGCTAAAAACGGTGACCGCCGGGCCGGTCATGAGCACCGGAGTGCCCGCCCCCGCCCAGGCAATGGAAAGTTCGCCGCCCCGGGTGCTCACCCGCACCGGGGAATCCAAAAGGCCCCGGCGGATGCCGGACACCACGGCGGCGCAGGCGCCGGTGCCGCAGGCCAGGGTTTCCCCGGCGCCCCGCTCATAGACCCGGAGCTTGATGTGATGCCGGTCCTGGACCGCCATAAAGCCCGCGTTCACCCGTTGGGGAAAGCGGAGATGGGATTCGATGAGGGGACCTTCCTCCGTCACCGGATGCCGATCCACGTTCTCCACCACCTGCACGGCGTGGGGGTTGCCCATGGACACGGCGCCGATCTCCACGGTCCGGTCCCCCACCTTAAGGGGCTGGACCGGGGCATCCGTATCGCTGACAAAGGGAATGCGGGCCGGTTCAAAGATCGGGACGCCCATATCCACGGTCACCAGACCGTCCGCCTCCAGACGGGGGCCGATGACTCCGGCTTGGGTTTCCACCCGGATTTCGGACTTGGCGGTAAGGCCCTGGTCATGGACAAAGCGGACAAAACAGCGGGCGCCATTGCCACACTGCTCCACCTCGCCCCCGTCGGCGTTGAAAATCCGGT
This sequence is a window from Azospira inquinata. Protein-coding genes within it:
- the xerC gene encoding tyrosine recombinase XerC, coding for MTDQELVDAYLAELTDQRRQSPLTVAGYGRDLAALLALAREAQPPVSLVRLQGLQLRRFMGQIHGRGLSGRSIARTLSAWRGFYRWLGGRGLVSKNPVDGIRAPKSPKALPQVLSPDQAAQLLDAPVETPLEARDQAMFELFYSSGLRLAELAGLNVDCLEDVAAGEVRVLGKRSKLRLVPVGSKARQAIARWAVERPVLAAPGETALFVNHRGGRLSPRGIEARLAQRAVHQGLPSRVHPHMLRHSFASHVLQSSGDLRAVQEMLGHASIASTQVYTHLDFQHLAQVYDAAHPRAKRKAKDKP
- a CDS encoding DUF484 family protein, with the protein product MSLNSDEVAQYLLESPEFFEEHPDLLTRLVLPHPHGGRTISITERQMIDLREKNKALAGKLGELIQFGEDNDAISEKMHRLAVGLVAASTFQAVIHVLDFHLEEDFAVPHVALRLWDQPQGVGELPEFAAVSEELQVFAETLSRPYCGTTSGFETSTWFGEASPQIRSQALIALQKGDGTFGMVALGSEDPQRFYSDMGTLYLERLGELVSAAISRALRPA
- the dapF gene encoding diaminopimelate epimerase, with protein sequence MKLKFSKMHGLGNDFVVIDGVRQSVHLTREQIRFLADRHFGVGCDQLLLVEPARQPGVDFRYRIFNADGGEVEQCGNGARCFVRFVHDQGLTAKSEIRVETQAGVIGPRLEADGLVTVDMGVPIFEPARIPFVSDTDAPVQPLKVGDRTVEIGAVSMGNPHAVQVVENVDRHPVTEEGPLIESHLRFPQRVNAGFMAVQDRHHIKLRVYERGAGETLACGTGACAAVVSGIRRGLLDSPVRVSTRGGELSIAWAGAGTPVLMTGPAVTVFSGEIDL